The following proteins come from a genomic window of Chionomys nivalis chromosome 9, mChiNiv1.1, whole genome shotgun sequence:
- the Dusp15 gene encoding dual specificity protein phosphatase 15 isoform X2, whose protein sequence is MTVTGLGWREILEAIKATRPIANPNPGFRQQLEEFGWGNSQKLRRQLEERFGESPFRDEEELRTLLPLCRRCRQGSATSATSATASSAASEGTLQRLVPREAHRPLPLLARVKQTFSCLPRCLSRKGDK, encoded by the exons ATGACGGTGACCGGACTAGGCTGGCGGGAGATACTTGAAGCCATCAAGGCCACCAGGCCCATCGCCAACCCAAACCCAGGCTTTAGGCAGCAGCTTGAGGAGTTTGGCTGGGGAAACTCGCAGAAG CTTCGCCGGCAGTTGGAGGAGCGCTTCGGGGAGAGCCCGTTCCGCGACGAGGAGGAACTGCGCACGCTGCTGCCTCTCTGCAGGCGCTGTCGCCAGGGTTCGGCGACCTCCGCCACGTCGGCCACAGCGTCCTCCGCCGCTTCCGAGGGGACCCTGCAGCGCCTGGTGCCGCGGGAAGCCCACCGGCCGCTGCCGCTGCTGGCGCGCGTCAAACAGACTTTCTCCTGCCTCCCGCGGTGCCTGTCGCGCAAGGGCGACAAGTGA
- the Dusp15 gene encoding dual specificity protein phosphatase 15 isoform X1, which yields MGNGMTKVLPGLYLGNFIDAKDPDQLGRNKITHIISIHESPQPLLQDITYLRISVADAPEVPIKKHFKECVNFIHSCRLNGGNCLVHCFAGISRSTTVVIAYVMTVTGLGWREILEAIKATRPIANPNPGFRQQLEEFGWGNSQKLRRQLEERFGESPFRDEEELRTLLPLCRRCRQGSATSATSATASSAASEGTLQRLVPREAHRPLPLLARVKQTFSCLPRCLSRKGDK from the exons ATGGGGAATGGCATGACCAAG GTACTTCCTGGACTCTACCTTGGAAACTTCATTG ATGCCAAAGACCCCGATCAGCTAGGCCGGAATAAGATCACACACATCATCTCTATCCATGAGTCACCCCAACCTCTGCTGCAG GATATCACGTACCTTCGAATCTCAGTCGCTGATGCTCCTGAGGTACCCAT CAAAAAGCACTTCAAAGAATGTGTCAACTTTATCCACAGTTGCCGCCTCAACGGGGGTAACTGCCTTGTACACTG CTTTGCAGGTATATCTCGAAGTACCACCGTTGTGATCGCCTATGTGATGACGGTGACCGGACTAGGCTGGCGGGAGATACTTGAAGCCATCAAGGCCACCAGGCCCATCGCCAACCCAAACCCAGGCTTTAGGCAGCAGCTTGAGGAGTTTGGCTGGGGAAACTCGCAGAAG CTTCGCCGGCAGTTGGAGGAGCGCTTCGGGGAGAGCCCGTTCCGCGACGAGGAGGAACTGCGCACGCTGCTGCCTCTCTGCAGGCGCTGTCGCCAGGGTTCGGCGACCTCCGCCACGTCGGCCACAGCGTCCTCCGCCGCTTCCGAGGGGACCCTGCAGCGCCTGGTGCCGCGGGAAGCCCACCGGCCGCTGCCGCTGCTGGCGCGCGTCAAACAGACTTTCTCCTGCCTCCCGCGGTGCCTGTCGCGCAAGGGCGACAAGTGA